A window of the Gemmatirosa kalamazoonensis genome harbors these coding sequences:
- the nuoH gene encoding NADH-quinone oxidoreductase subunit NuoH, translated as MSAAVHVLALLQAFDPQVVPPGNTSFFFWSLFKIVVVFTVLMVTVALLTLMERKVAAFIQDRPGPNRVGPGGLLQPAADGLKNFMKEETNPDFAYKPLFTLAPAMAFIPALLTFAVIPFAAPLPTPWGLVDMVVADLPVGFLYILAIASLGVYGIVLAGWASNSKYSLLGGLRSSAQMVSYEIAMGMSTIPVLLLAGNVALKDIIAQQVSQGWNVLLVTVSFFIFLVAAFAETNRLPFDLPEAESELVAGYHTEYSGMKFSMFFIAEYSNVVTASALMTTLFFGGYDIPFTTWDNVAPYSVFKWLATLLMFGAKTLFFVFTFMWVRWTLPRFRYDQLMSLGWKFMLPLALAYVMIIAGAMLALNALGYYRGWVFSGALIALNLVLVLLLFVGLDRGRLVSPAYGPMSERQLRELRNMSATRRRDLAEAAGGAD; from the coding sequence ATGAGCGCCGCGGTGCACGTGCTCGCGCTCCTGCAGGCGTTCGACCCGCAGGTGGTGCCGCCGGGGAACACGTCGTTCTTCTTCTGGTCGCTGTTCAAGATCGTCGTCGTCTTCACCGTCCTCATGGTGACGGTGGCGCTGCTCACGCTCATGGAGCGGAAGGTCGCGGCGTTCATCCAGGACCGGCCGGGCCCGAACCGCGTGGGGCCGGGCGGGCTGCTGCAGCCGGCGGCGGACGGTCTGAAGAACTTCATGAAGGAAGAGACGAACCCGGACTTCGCGTACAAGCCGCTGTTCACGCTCGCGCCGGCGATGGCGTTCATCCCGGCGCTGCTGACGTTCGCCGTCATCCCGTTCGCGGCGCCGCTGCCGACGCCGTGGGGCCTCGTCGACATGGTCGTCGCCGACCTGCCGGTCGGCTTCCTCTACATCCTCGCCATCGCGTCGCTCGGCGTGTACGGCATCGTGCTCGCCGGGTGGGCGTCGAACAGCAAGTACTCGCTGCTCGGCGGCCTCCGCTCGAGCGCACAGATGGTGTCGTACGAGATCGCGATGGGCATGTCGACGATCCCCGTGCTGCTGCTCGCCGGCAACGTGGCGCTGAAGGACATCATCGCGCAGCAGGTGAGCCAGGGATGGAACGTGCTGCTGGTCACCGTCTCGTTCTTCATCTTTCTCGTCGCCGCGTTCGCGGAGACGAACCGGCTGCCGTTCGACCTGCCGGAGGCGGAGAGCGAGCTGGTGGCGGGCTACCACACCGAGTACAGCGGGATGAAGTTCTCGATGTTCTTCATCGCCGAGTACTCGAACGTGGTGACGGCGAGCGCGCTGATGACGACGCTGTTCTTCGGCGGCTACGACATCCCGTTCACGACGTGGGACAACGTGGCGCCGTACAGCGTGTTCAAGTGGCTCGCGACGCTCCTCATGTTCGGCGCGAAGACGCTGTTCTTCGTCTTCACGTTCATGTGGGTGCGGTGGACGCTGCCGCGCTTCCGCTACGACCAGCTCATGTCGCTCGGCTGGAAGTTCATGCTCCCGCTGGCGCTCGCGTACGTGATGATCATCGCGGGGGCGATGCTGGCGCTGAACGCGCTCGGCTACTACCGCGGATGGGTGTTCTCGGGCGCGCTCATCGCGCTGAATCTCGTGCTGGTGCTGCTGCTGTTCGTGGGGCTGGACCGCGGCCGACTCGTCAGCCCCGCGTACGGCCCCATGTCCGAGCGGCAGCTCAGGGAGCTGCGCAACATGAGCGCGACGCGCCGGCGCGATCTGGCCGAGGCAGCGGGGGGGGCGGACTGA
- a CDS encoding 2Fe-2S iron-sulfur cluster-binding protein — MAEPKLINLTIEGRPVTVPEGTSILEAAKTAGILIPHYCYHPGLPVAGVCRMCLVEVEKMPKLAPSCATAVGEGQIVHVHSPKALDARKGVLEFLLINHPLDCPICDQAGECELQDYTFQEGRKDSRYLEPKRFNPVEDFGGDVLYVTNRCILCTRCVRFMDNVVQEPVLNVSERGDRAVIGKHAEADLTNPWAGNVIELCPVGALLSKDFLNKARAWELDRAASVCPNCTQGCNSILETREGTVVRQRPRSNDDVNKFFLCDEGRLGYRWLERRDRVELPYARAGGTLVPVEWEHALRAAAALLAGKRAVVLASPMLSNEALYLLKRVIDRTSGVGRFTVRVGDEVPLPGVPDLALRPERAANVTGAEILGFERSDDPLAGLGAGDVLVVADEELAHEPPSVPAGVSVIVVGTTHPTWAASADVVLPITNMAEEEGTFTNLRGRVQRYTQAKPGPGLARPAWYVLGDLLAAMGEGSGYFTARDAFAALAAGHPSFADMSYESLGLKGRPVADAERFAPAELAGVA; from the coding sequence ATGGCCGAGCCGAAGCTGATCAACCTCACCATCGAGGGCCGCCCGGTCACGGTCCCCGAAGGCACGAGCATCCTCGAGGCGGCGAAGACCGCCGGCATCCTCATCCCGCACTACTGCTACCACCCGGGGCTGCCGGTGGCCGGCGTGTGCCGGATGTGCCTCGTGGAAGTGGAGAAGATGCCGAAGCTCGCCCCGTCGTGCGCGACGGCGGTGGGCGAGGGGCAGATCGTGCACGTGCACTCGCCGAAGGCGCTCGACGCGCGCAAGGGCGTGCTCGAGTTCCTGCTCATCAACCACCCGCTCGACTGCCCGATCTGCGACCAGGCGGGCGAGTGCGAGCTGCAGGACTACACGTTCCAGGAGGGGCGCAAGGACTCGCGCTACCTGGAGCCGAAGCGCTTCAACCCGGTGGAGGACTTCGGCGGCGACGTCCTGTACGTCACGAACCGCTGCATCCTCTGCACGCGGTGCGTTCGCTTCATGGACAACGTGGTGCAGGAGCCGGTGCTGAACGTCAGCGAGCGCGGCGACCGCGCGGTGATCGGCAAGCACGCCGAGGCCGACCTGACCAATCCGTGGGCGGGCAACGTCATCGAGCTGTGCCCCGTCGGCGCGCTCCTGTCGAAGGACTTCCTGAACAAGGCCCGCGCGTGGGAGCTCGACCGCGCGGCGTCGGTGTGCCCGAACTGCACGCAGGGGTGCAACAGCATCCTCGAGACGCGCGAGGGCACGGTCGTCAGGCAGCGTCCGCGGTCGAACGACGACGTGAACAAGTTCTTCCTCTGCGACGAGGGGCGGCTCGGCTACCGCTGGCTCGAGCGCCGCGATCGCGTGGAGCTGCCGTACGCGCGCGCCGGCGGGACGCTGGTGCCGGTGGAATGGGAGCACGCGCTCCGCGCCGCGGCGGCGCTGCTCGCCGGCAAGCGGGCGGTGGTGCTCGCGTCGCCGATGCTGAGCAACGAGGCGCTCTACCTGCTGAAGCGCGTGATCGATCGCACGAGCGGCGTGGGCCGCTTCACGGTGCGCGTCGGCGACGAGGTACCGCTGCCCGGCGTGCCGGACCTCGCGCTCCGCCCCGAGCGCGCCGCGAACGTGACCGGCGCCGAGATCCTCGGCTTCGAGCGGAGCGACGATCCGCTCGCCGGTCTCGGAGCAGGCGACGTGCTGGTGGTCGCCGACGAGGAGCTCGCGCACGAGCCCCCGTCGGTCCCCGCCGGCGTCTCGGTGATCGTCGTCGGCACGACGCATCCGACGTGGGCGGCATCGGCCGACGTGGTGCTGCCGATCACGAACATGGCCGAGGAGGAGGGCACGTTCACGAACCTGCGCGGCCGCGTGCAGCGCTACACGCAGGCGAAGCCCGGCCCCGGGCTGGCGCGTCCCGCGTGGTACGTGCTCGGCGACCTGCTCGCCGCGATGGGCGAGGGCAGCGGCTACTTCACCGCGCGCGACGCGTTCGCCGCGCTCGCCGCGGGACACCCGAGCTTCGCCGACATGTCCTACGAGTCGTTAGGCCTCAAGGGTCGCCCCGTGGCCGATGCCGAGCGGTTCGCACCGGCCGAGCTGGCGGGGGTCGCATGA
- the nuoF gene encoding NADH-quinone oxidoreductase subunit NuoF, producing the protein MGYPHPSHSRETVVLSKYFGDAEARGLKAWRDRGGYTALEKALGMDPAAIQQTVKDSGLRGRGGAGFPTGVKWSFMKPDGKQHYLCCNADESEPGTFKDREIMRWTPHALVEGCALGAYAIYADTAYIYIRGEFTEPLEQMRAAVKEAYAAGILGTNAMGTGKTLHVHVHQGAGAYICGEETALMNSLEGRRGNPRIKPPFPAVAGLFGQPTTINNVETLAAVPHILNNGADWYKQFGRPDNPKSVGTKLFSVCGNVARPGNYEVPMGFPYGDFLWELCGGAGEGREIKATIPGGSSVPILTAEESRGAIMDYEGFIAAGSMLGSGGVIVFDDRADMVKQIARLARFYAHESCAQCTQCREGTAWTTKILERIAAGQGVARDLDTLLSLAEQMTGKTICVLSDSCATPVVSGINKFRHEFEAKLKASTNVVSMAGAGGAPARFAASPTVA; encoded by the coding sequence ATGGGCTACCCCCACCCGAGTCACTCGCGCGAGACGGTCGTCCTCTCGAAGTACTTCGGCGACGCGGAGGCCCGCGGCCTGAAGGCGTGGCGCGACCGCGGCGGCTATACGGCGCTCGAGAAGGCGTTAGGCATGGACCCCGCGGCGATCCAGCAGACCGTGAAGGACAGCGGCCTGCGCGGCCGCGGCGGCGCCGGCTTCCCGACGGGCGTGAAGTGGAGCTTCATGAAGCCCGACGGCAAGCAGCACTACCTGTGCTGCAACGCCGACGAGTCGGAGCCCGGCACGTTCAAGGACCGCGAGATCATGCGCTGGACGCCGCACGCCCTCGTCGAGGGATGCGCGCTCGGCGCGTACGCGATCTACGCCGACACGGCGTACATCTACATCCGCGGCGAGTTCACGGAGCCGCTGGAGCAGATGCGCGCCGCGGTGAAGGAGGCGTACGCCGCGGGCATCCTCGGCACGAACGCGATGGGCACCGGCAAGACGCTGCACGTGCACGTGCACCAGGGCGCCGGCGCGTACATCTGCGGCGAGGAGACGGCGCTCATGAACTCCCTGGAAGGGCGCCGCGGCAACCCGCGCATCAAGCCGCCGTTCCCCGCCGTGGCGGGGCTGTTCGGCCAGCCGACGACGATCAACAACGTCGAGACGCTCGCCGCGGTGCCGCACATCCTGAACAACGGCGCCGACTGGTACAAGCAGTTCGGCCGCCCGGACAACCCGAAGAGCGTCGGCACGAAGCTGTTCTCGGTGTGCGGTAACGTCGCGCGCCCCGGCAACTACGAGGTGCCGATGGGCTTCCCGTACGGCGACTTCCTGTGGGAGCTGTGCGGCGGCGCCGGCGAGGGGCGCGAGATCAAGGCGACGATCCCCGGCGGCTCGTCGGTGCCGATCCTCACGGCCGAGGAGTCGCGCGGCGCGATCATGGACTACGAGGGGTTCATCGCCGCGGGCTCGATGCTCGGCTCGGGCGGCGTCATCGTGTTCGACGACCGCGCGGACATGGTGAAGCAGATCGCGCGGCTCGCCCGCTTCTACGCGCACGAGAGCTGCGCCCAGTGCACGCAGTGCCGCGAGGGCACCGCGTGGACGACGAAGATCCTCGAGCGGATCGCCGCCGGCCAGGGCGTCGCGCGCGACCTCGACACGCTGCTCTCGCTGGCCGAGCAGATGACGGGCAAGACGATCTGCGTGCTGAGCGACTCGTGCGCGACGCCGGTGGTCTCCGGCATCAACAAGTTCCGGCACGAGTTCGAGGCGAAGCTCAAGGCGAGCACGAACGTGGTGAGCATGGCGGGCGCCGGCGGCGCCCCCGCACGGTTCGCCGCCTCGCCGACGGTCGCGTGA
- the nuoE gene encoding complex I 24 kDa subunit family protein, whose protein sequence is MSHGPSAPRITGDLASPDHSAGGHLDHAPYIAVFTEGTAARTELDELLTRYPTKMAALLPALWIVQRERGWVSDEAMAEVAHALDLTAAYVKGVVTFYTMYHQHPVGKYFVQVCTTTPCNVCGAEDVVNAFLEKTGCKELGVMSPDGKYTVIEVECLGACGFATPVMINEEFLESVTPETIPAILDSHQ, encoded by the coding sequence ATGAGCCACGGACCAAGCGCGCCACGGATCACCGGCGACCTCGCGTCGCCGGACCACTCGGCCGGCGGCCACCTCGATCACGCGCCGTACATCGCGGTGTTCACGGAGGGCACGGCCGCCCGCACGGAGCTCGACGAGCTGCTCACGCGCTATCCGACGAAGATGGCGGCGCTGCTGCCGGCGCTGTGGATCGTGCAGCGCGAGCGCGGCTGGGTGAGCGACGAGGCGATGGCCGAGGTGGCCCACGCGCTCGACCTCACGGCGGCGTACGTGAAGGGCGTGGTGACGTTCTACACCATGTACCACCAGCACCCGGTCGGGAAATACTTCGTGCAGGTGTGCACGACGACGCCGTGCAACGTCTGCGGCGCGGAGGACGTGGTGAACGCGTTCCTCGAGAAGACCGGCTGCAAGGAGCTCGGCGTCATGTCGCCCGACGGCAAGTACACGGTGATCGAGGTGGAGTGCCTCGGCGCGTGCGGCTTCGCGACGCCGGTGATGATCAACGAGGAGTTCCTCGAGTCCGTGACGCCGGAGACGATCCCGGCGATCCTCGACTCGCACCAGTAG
- the nuoD gene encoding NADH dehydrogenase (quinone) subunit D — protein MASEHMLINIGPQHPATHGVLRLVLELDGETVVRCIPHIGYLHCGFEKIGEYRQYNQIIPWTDREDYLNSPGNNCAFALGAERLFGIEITERCKVLRVIAMELSRIMSHLVWMGTTGIDIGAFSPFLWLFQERERIYNLMEAWIGARLTTTLTRVGGMGADIPNGWWEQCDEFVRTFPKTLDEADRMFTKNAIWVGRTVGLGALTAEEAINYGLSGPMVRASGVAYDVRKDFPYLDYETYDFDVPVGTHGDVYDRYLVRLEEMRQSVRILRQALDRLPEGPVNVDDPRVILPPKHKATSEMESMIHHFKVVMEGPRPPVGECYVAVESPKGEKGYYLVSDGTSKPVRWRIRPPAFVNLSAIPRMVEGHLLSDVIAINASIDIVMGEIDR, from the coding sequence ATGGCGTCCGAGCACATGCTGATCAACATCGGCCCGCAGCACCCGGCGACCCACGGCGTGCTGCGGCTCGTGCTGGAGCTCGACGGCGAGACGGTGGTGCGGTGCATCCCGCACATCGGCTACCTGCACTGCGGCTTCGAGAAGATCGGCGAGTACCGCCAGTACAATCAGATCATCCCCTGGACCGACCGCGAGGACTATCTCAACTCGCCGGGGAACAACTGCGCGTTCGCGTTGGGCGCGGAGCGGCTGTTCGGCATCGAGATCACCGAGCGGTGCAAGGTGCTTCGCGTGATCGCGATGGAGCTGTCGCGCATCATGTCACACCTCGTGTGGATGGGCACCACGGGCATCGACATCGGCGCGTTCTCGCCGTTCCTGTGGCTGTTCCAGGAGCGCGAGCGGATCTACAACCTCATGGAGGCGTGGATCGGCGCGCGGCTCACGACCACGCTCACGCGCGTCGGCGGCATGGGCGCCGACATCCCGAACGGCTGGTGGGAGCAGTGCGACGAGTTCGTGCGCACGTTCCCGAAGACGCTCGACGAGGCCGACCGCATGTTCACGAAGAACGCGATCTGGGTCGGCCGCACGGTGGGACTCGGCGCGTTGACGGCGGAGGAGGCGATCAACTACGGGCTCTCCGGCCCGATGGTGCGCGCATCCGGCGTCGCCTACGACGTGCGCAAGGACTTCCCGTACCTCGACTACGAGACGTACGACTTCGACGTCCCGGTGGGCACGCACGGCGACGTGTACGACCGCTACCTCGTGCGGCTCGAGGAGATGCGGCAGAGCGTGCGCATCCTGCGCCAGGCGCTCGACCGACTGCCCGAGGGCCCGGTGAACGTCGACGACCCGCGCGTGATCCTGCCGCCGAAGCACAAGGCGACGAGCGAGATGGAGAGCATGATCCATCACTTCAAGGTCGTGATGGAGGGACCGCGCCCGCCGGTCGGCGAGTGCTACGTCGCGGTGGAGAGCCCGAAGGGAGAGAAGGGCTACTATCTCGTGTCGGACGGGACGTCGAAGCCGGTGCGGTGGCGCATCCGGCCGCCGGCGTTCGTGAACCTCTCGGCCATCCCGCGCATGGTGGAGGGCCATCTGCTGAGCGACGTCATCGCGATCAACGCGAGCATCGACATCGTGATGGGTGAGATCGATCGATGA
- a CDS encoding NADH-quinone oxidoreductase subunit C, with amino-acid sequence MSANVYFAGSAAPAETPRTPRAVPHRGGEPNPSAAALQAQFPGAVQRVDVIWGETTVVVETARVQEIVRWLHDDASQRYDYLSDVTAVEFRDTEQPIEVVWHLRSLPYRRFLRLKALLSKTAPLQVPSVWPIYKSADWLERECFDMFGITFDGHPDLRRILMWENYREGFPLRKDFPLRGRFSRAEQLRQTLAQNPEARYSMEEISIAEAFSELPEDMRRRLGSGERTGE; translated from the coding sequence GTGAGCGCGAACGTCTACTTCGCCGGCAGCGCGGCGCCCGCCGAGACGCCGCGAACGCCGCGAGCCGTCCCCCATCGGGGGGGCGAGCCGAATCCCAGCGCCGCCGCGCTGCAGGCCCAGTTCCCCGGTGCCGTGCAGCGCGTCGACGTGATCTGGGGCGAGACGACCGTGGTCGTCGAGACCGCGCGCGTGCAGGAGATCGTGCGCTGGCTCCACGACGACGCGTCGCAGCGCTACGACTATCTCTCGGACGTGACCGCGGTGGAGTTCCGCGACACGGAGCAGCCGATCGAGGTGGTGTGGCACCTCCGCTCGCTGCCGTATCGCCGCTTCCTGCGGCTCAAGGCGCTGCTGTCGAAGACCGCGCCGCTGCAGGTGCCGAGCGTGTGGCCGATCTACAAGAGCGCCGACTGGCTCGAGCGCGAGTGCTTCGACATGTTCGGCATCACGTTCGACGGGCATCCCGACCTGCGGCGGATCCTCATGTGGGAGAACTACCGCGAGGGCTTCCCGCTGCGAAAGGACTTCCCGCTGCGCGGCCGCTTCAGTCGGGCCGAGCAGCTCCGGCAGACGCTCGCACAGAACCCGGAGGCGCGGTACTCGATGGAGGAGATCTCCATCGCCGAGGCGTTCAGCGAGCTCCCCGAGGACATGCGGCGCCGGCTGGGCAGCGGCGAGCGCACGGGCGAATAA
- a CDS encoding NADH-quinone oxidoreductase subunit B, with amino-acid sequence MGLISRPDGAELPVARPYPAGGEGGGESWVTSRLDLLVNWGRANSLWPMPFGTACCAIEFMATAASRFDLARFGMERLAVSPRQADVLLCAGRVPLKLAPVIRRIYMQMPQPKWVISMGACASTGGMFDNYAVVQGIDNIIPVDVYVPGCPPRPEGLLYGILMLQKKVMNERMADKSLRHEIVPDPSSHLYIPPSAIDELSEPFGNSVHQTRSGL; translated from the coding sequence ATGGGATTGATCTCGCGCCCTGACGGCGCCGAGCTGCCGGTCGCGCGCCCGTACCCCGCCGGTGGTGAGGGCGGCGGCGAAAGCTGGGTCACGTCGCGGCTCGACCTGCTCGTGAACTGGGGCCGCGCGAACTCGCTGTGGCCGATGCCGTTCGGCACCGCGTGCTGCGCCATCGAGTTCATGGCCACCGCGGCGAGCCGCTTCGATCTCGCGCGCTTCGGCATGGAGCGGCTCGCCGTGAGCCCGCGCCAGGCCGACGTGCTGCTGTGCGCGGGGCGCGTCCCGCTCAAGCTCGCGCCGGTGATCCGCCGCATCTACATGCAGATGCCGCAGCCGAAGTGGGTGATCTCGATGGGCGCCTGCGCGTCGACCGGCGGCATGTTCGACAACTACGCGGTGGTGCAGGGGATCGACAACATCATCCCCGTCGACGTGTACGTGCCCGGCTGCCCGCCGCGCCCCGAGGGGCTGCTGTACGGGATTCTCATGCTGCAGAAGAAGGTCATGAACGAGCGCATGGCCGACAAATCGCTGCGGCACGAGATCGTGCCCGATCCGTCGAGCCATCTCTACATCCCACCGTCGGCGATCGACGAGCTGTCGGAGCCGTTCGGCAACTCGGTGCACCAGACGCGGTCGGGGCTGTGA
- a CDS encoding NADH-quinone oxidoreductase subunit A produces the protein MARTYLPVLLLLGFVTFNAVIIIGLSALTVRARPNPVKQQPYESGMPPVGDARERFSVKFYLVAMLFIIFDIETVFMIPWGVAFRQLSCAVPLGAAGCPAGQVSLFGFGEMLVFMVILVVGFVYVWKRGALQWD, from the coding sequence ATGGCACGGACCTACCTGCCGGTCCTCCTCCTCCTCGGGTTCGTCACGTTCAACGCGGTGATCATCATCGGGCTCTCCGCGCTGACCGTCCGCGCGCGCCCCAACCCCGTGAAGCAGCAGCCGTACGAGTCGGGCATGCCCCCCGTCGGCGACGCCCGCGAGCGCTTCTCGGTGAAGTTCTATCTGGTCGCGATGTTGTTCATCATCTTCGACATCGAGACCGTGTTCATGATCCCGTGGGGCGTCGCGTTCCGGCAGCTCTCGTGCGCCGTGCCGCTCGGCGCGGCGGGCTGTCCGGCGGGGCAGGTGTCGCTGTTCGGGTTCGGCGAGATGCTCGTGTTCATGGTGATTCTCGTCGTCGGCTTCGTCTACGTGTGGAAGCGAGGCGCACTGCAATGGGATTGA
- the dcd gene encoding dCTP deaminase, whose product MAILSDRWIKRMALDHGMIEPFEDRQVRHGVISYGVSSYGYDMRVAREFRIFTNVLSSIVDPKAFDPKSFVEFEGDVCIVPPNSFALARSVEYFRIPRNVLTVCVGKSTYARCGIITNVTPFEPEWEGYVTLEISNTTPLPAKIYANEGIAQVLFFEGNEPPEVSYKDKAGKYQGQVGVTLPKI is encoded by the coding sequence ATGGCGATTCTCTCGGACCGCTGGATCAAGCGCATGGCCCTCGACCACGGCATGATCGAGCCGTTCGAGGACCGGCAGGTGCGTCACGGCGTCATCTCCTACGGCGTGAGCTCCTACGGCTACGACATGCGCGTCGCGCGCGAATTCCGGATCTTCACGAACGTCCTCAGCTCCATCGTCGACCCCAAGGCGTTCGACCCGAAGTCGTTCGTCGAGTTCGAGGGCGACGTCTGCATCGTGCCGCCGAACTCGTTCGCGCTCGCCCGGTCCGTGGAGTACTTCCGCATCCCGCGCAACGTCCTCACGGTCTGCGTCGGCAAGTCGACGTACGCGCGCTGCGGCATCATCACGAACGTGACCCCGTTCGAGCCGGAGTGGGAGGGCTACGTCACGCTCGAGATCTCCAACACCACGCCGCTCCCGGCGAAGATCTACGCGAACGAGGGGATCGCGCAGGTGCTGTTCTTCGAGGGGAACGAGCCGCCGGAGGTCTCGTACAAGGACAAGGCCGGCAAGTATCAGGGCCAGGTCGGCGTCACGTTGCCGAAGATCTGA